The genomic stretch CGCGCGCATCTCCAGCGCGGTCACCACGGTCGCGATCTGGTCGTCGCGGACCGGCGTCAGCCCCATCGTTGCGCCGCCGGGATCAGCTCCACGCCGCCACCGGCGGCAGGCTCATCAGGATCGCATCGACATTGCCCCCGGTCTTCAACCCGAACAGCGTGCCGCGGTCATAGATCAGGTTGAACTCGGCATAGCGCCCGCGCCATTCGCGCTGCTGCTGGGTGTCGGCGGGGGTGAACGGCATCGCCATGCGGCGGCGGACCAGCCGGGGGTAGATGTCGAGGAACGCGCGGCCCACCGCCTGGGTAAAGGCGAAATTGGCGTCCCAGTCGCCCTCGAGGTGATCATAGAAAATCCCGCCCACGCCGCGATGAACGTGGCGGTGGGGGATATAGAAATATTCGTCGGCCCATTGCTTGAACCGCGGATAATGCTCGGGATCGTGCGCGTCGCACGCGGCCTGGAGCGCGGCGTGGAACTCGGCGGTATCCTCGGCATAGGGAATCGGCGGGTTCAGGTCCGCGCCACCGCCGAACCAGCGCTTCGTGGTGCACAGGAAGCGCGTGTTCATATGGACTGCGGGCACATGCGGATTGGCCATGTGCGCGACCAGGCTGATGCCGGTGGCGAAGAAGCTGGGGTCCTGGTCGGCGCCGTGGATCGTCTTGCCGAAATCGCCTTCGAACGTGCCGCCGACGGTGGAGACGTTGACGCCGACTTTCTCGAACACCTGCCCCTTCATCACGCCGCGCACCCCGCCGCCGCCGGGCGCGCCCGAGGGATCGGTGCGATCCCAGGCGAGATAGTCGAACCGCGCGTTCGAACCCGCGTCATGCTCGATCGATTCGAATTCGGCGCAGATCAGGTCGCGCAGTTCTTCGAACCAGGCGCGGGCGGCAGCTTGCTGGGGGTCCAGTTGCTGGGGATCAGTGGCTTGCATGGCGTCGAAAATGCGGCGCGTACCGCCCGGCGTCAATCGCCAACCGGCCAGCCCCCGGTCTGGCGCAGTGCTTCCGCCACCCCGATCCCTGCCGCGACCGCCAGATTGAGCGAACGCGCCGCCGCCACCAGCGGGATTCGCACCGCCAGATCGGCACGGGCGTGGACGAGATCGGGCACGCCGGCCCCTTCGGACCCGAACAGCAAGGTATCGCCGGGCTCGAACCGGGCCTGGGGCAGCGCGGTGGCGCCGCGCGTGGTGAACAGCACGAGCCGGTGCGTGCCCAGCGCGGCGGCAAATGCCTCCCAGTCGGCATGGCGGCGCACCTCGACCCGCTCGGCATAATCCATCGCCGCGCGCTTGCGGCTCTTGTCGCTCCAGGGGAAACCCATCGGCTCGATCAGGTCGATCGCCACGTTAAGGCACGCGCCCAGCCGCAGGATCGTGCCGACATTTCCCGCAATCTCGGGCTGGAACAGGGCGATGCGCATCGGCCGCGCTTAACGCGGTTTCGGGCGCGGTGAAATCAATCGGCGCGATCGGCGGGGCGAGAATGAAAATAAAACCGAACAAGCACGTTCGGCATCCCTCCCTCGGCATTCTGGG from Sphingomonas hengshuiensis encodes the following:
- the hemF gene encoding oxygen-dependent coproporphyrinogen oxidase — encoded protein: MQATDPQQLDPQQAAARAWFEELRDLICAEFESIEHDAGSNARFDYLAWDRTDPSGAPGGGGVRGVMKGQVFEKVGVNVSTVGGTFEGDFGKTIHGADQDPSFFATGISLVAHMANPHVPAVHMNTRFLCTTKRWFGGGADLNPPIPYAEDTAEFHAALQAACDAHDPEHYPRFKQWADEYFYIPHRHVHRGVGGIFYDHLEGDWDANFAFTQAVGRAFLDIYPRLVRRRMAMPFTPADTQQQREWRGRYAEFNLIYDRGTLFGLKTGGNVDAILMSLPPVAAWS
- a CDS encoding tRNA (cytidine(34)-2'-O)-methyltransferase; translation: MRIALFQPEIAGNVGTILRLGACLNVAIDLIEPMGFPWSDKSRKRAAMDYAERVEVRRHADWEAFAAALGTHRLVLFTTRGATALPQARFEPGDTLLFGSEGAGVPDLVHARADLAVRIPLVAAARSLNLAVAAGIGVAEALRQTGGWPVGD